From a single Stigmatopora argus isolate UIUO_Sarg chromosome 4, RoL_Sarg_1.0, whole genome shotgun sequence genomic region:
- the lag3 gene encoding LOW QUALITY PROTEIN: lymphocyte activation gene 3 protein (The sequence of the model RefSeq protein was modified relative to this genomic sequence to represent the inferred CDS: inserted 2 bases in 1 codon; deleted 1 base in 1 codon; substituted 2 bases at 2 genomic stop codons), which produces MRRCSSLPRKPFSQTGAMIISLGCLNSELYPEGHDKVQEVLAKSNSQVVLPCDCHVMSSLSIVWTKENQGIVWRQLRSGLQFWGXSDRARCPRCQQTAGDCGLLMSDVQEGDAGVYTCEFQSWGQFVSRSVTLRVIKGIIHLSRDDAKVYAAVGSSAKLPCVFSPGLNLSEATWRKLEPGSAFRLLPSAGAILDQSAHLNGIRLEGEGTYSCSAFVGGQNISRKVRLVVAKSESSDLFASTKAEDRHTLICQLTDTSEVIRYRWVCVTYDSSGAQWVKSLQXGKTLRLSEAALEDANHLVCQFYGAEGLLGNVTMPQTGDLSESAGRSYTAWVALGVGALLLLLLLCLAKSYKNHQRRKIILGYTALEXILYMESNERVAREHSQAKKGNPGFEIPHNIH; this is translated from the exons ATGAGACGCTGCAGCTCGTTGCCGCGGAAACCCTTCAGCCAAACGGGGGCCATGATCATATCTTTGGG gtgCCTGAATTCTGAACTTTATCCAGAAGGTCATGATAAAGTCCAAGAGGTGTTGGCAAAATCCAACTCCCAGGTTGTTCTTCCCTGCGATTGTCACGTGATGTCATCACTCTCCATCGTCTGGACCAAAGAGAACCAAGG AATCGTATGGAGGCAACTAAGAAGCGGCTTGCAGTTTTGGGG TTCAGATCGTGCCCGATGCCCCCGCTGCCAGCAAACGGCGGGTGACTGCGGCTTGCTGATGAGCGACGTCCAAGAAGGGGATGCCGGGGTCtacacttgcgagtttcagagCTGGGGACAGTTTGTCTCGCGCTCGGTCACGCTGAGGGTCATCAAAG GAATCATCCACCTATCCCGAGATGACGCAAAGGTCTACGCCGCGGTAGGATCTTCAGCCAAGCTC CCCTGTGTGTTCTCTCCCGGTTTGAACCTCTCCGAAGCCACCTGGCGGAAACTGGAGCCCGGCTCTGCGTTCCGCCTCCTTCCTTCTGCCGGGGCTATTCTGGACCAGTCGGCTCATTTAAACGGCATCCGCCTCGAAGGTGAGGGAACGTATAGTTGTTCCGCCTTTGTCGGAGGACAAAACATTTCTCGGAAAGTACGGCTCGTCGTGGCTAAAAGTGAGTCAAGTGATCTTTTCGCC TCGACCAAAGCGGAGGACAGGCACACGTTGATCTGTCAGCTGACGGACACCAGTGAGGTCATTCGCTACCGGTGGGTCTGCGTCACCTACGACTCAAGCGGCGCCCAATGGGTGAAGTCTCTTCAGTGAGGAAAGACGTTACGATTGAGCGAGGCGGCCCTCGAGGACGCCAACCACTTGGTGTGCCAGTTTTACGGCGCAGAAGGACTACTAGGAAACGTAACAATGCCTCAAACAG GTGACTTGAGTGAGTCGGCAGGCCGGTCATACACAGCTTGGGTAGCACTTGGAGTCGGTGCTCTGCTGCTCCTTCTGCTTTTGTGTCTGGCTAAGTCATACAAAAATCACCAGAGG AGAAAAATAATCCTTGGGTACACCGCACTGGAGTGAATTCTCTACATGGAGTCCAACGAACGTGTGGCAAGAGAACACAGTCAAGCGAAGAAAGGAAACCCAGGCTTTGAGATCCCACACaacattcattaa
- the LOC144073035 gene encoding vesicle-associated membrane protein 3-like, whose product MSAPDAAAPGAPGAPGPEGGPPGGGPPNTSSNRRLQQTQAQVEEVVDIMRVNVDKVLERDQKLSELDDRADALQAGASQFESCAAKLKNKYWWKNCKMMIMMGIIGVIVVGIIFLYFFY is encoded by the exons AT gtccGCCCCAGATGCCGCAGCGCCCGGCGCCCCGGGAGCCCCCGGTCCAGAAGGTGGCCCCCCAGGGGGCGGACCTCCCAACACCTCCAGCAACCGCAGGCTACAGCAAACGCAAGCCCAAGTGGAGGAG GTGGTGGACATCATGAGGGTGAACGTGGACAAGGTTCTGGAGCGGGACCAGAAGCTCTCAGAGCTGGACGACCGAGCGGACGCTCTCCAGGCGGGCGCGTCGCAGTTCGAAAGCTGCGCGGCCAAGCTCAAGAACAAGTACTGGTGGAAGAATTGCAAG ATGATGATTATGATGGGCATTATTGGCGTCATCGTGGTTGGAATCATTTTCT TGTACTTCTTCTACTGA
- the rbp5 gene encoding retinol-binding protein 5 — MSKPDYSGIFHLVEQENMDAYLAALDINFALRKLVCLLKPTKDISHDPATGALKIRTLTTLKNFNMDFVIGQEFTEDLGPVDGRTCQTTVSWEGDKLVCVQRGEKEGRGWTHWLDGDKLHLEMRVEGVVAKQVFKKAD; from the exons ATGTCCAAACCAGACTACTCTGGTATTTTTCACTTGGTGGAACAAGAGAACATGGATGCCTATCTCGCAGCTTTAG ACATCAACTTTGCTCTGAGGAAGCTGGTGTGTCTACTGAAGCCCACCAAAGACATTTCTCACGATCCCGCCACGGGGGCCTTGAAGATCCGCACCCTCACCACTTTGAAGAACTTCAACATGGACTTTGTCATCGGGCAGGAGTTCACAGAAGACTTGGGCCCCGTGGACGGTCGCACGTGTCAG ACCACCGTCAGCTGGGAAGGCGACAAGCTGGTTTGCGTACAGCGAGGCGAGAAAGAAGGCCGAGGATGGACGCACTGGCTGGATGGTGACAAACTGCATTTG GAGATGAGAGTGGAAGGCGTCGTTGCTAAGCAGGTCTTCAAAAAGGCTGATTGA